A DNA window from Paenibacillus segetis contains the following coding sequences:
- a CDS encoding DNA alkylation repair protein, with the protein MNLEMVMQELEALGKERTKKIYLSNGAHEPLFGVATGQMKPIFRKIKLNQPLAEQLYATGNYDAMYFAGVIAEPKAMTEADFERWIDGAYFYMLSDFVVAVTLAESDIAQEVADNWIASDIELRMSAGWSCYCWLLGNRPDREFSEEKIANMLEIVKNTIHDAPERTKYSMNNFLYTVGVSYLPLHDMAVEIAKEVCPVEVSHGSAKSKFLNALVNIQKAEDKGQLGFKRKHVRC; encoded by the coding sequence AGAAATGGTTATGCAAGAGCTTGAAGCTCTTGGCAAGGAACGAACCAAGAAGATATACCTGTCCAACGGCGCACACGAACCACTTTTTGGCGTGGCCACAGGCCAGATGAAGCCCATCTTCAGAAAAATAAAACTCAATCAACCATTGGCTGAGCAGCTTTATGCTACGGGGAACTATGACGCGATGTACTTTGCCGGGGTGATTGCCGAACCGAAAGCGATGACGGAAGCGGACTTTGAACGGTGGATCGATGGAGCCTATTTCTATATGCTATCGGATTTTGTAGTAGCAGTAACATTGGCAGAAAGTGATATTGCGCAAGAAGTCGCGGATAATTGGATTGCAAGCGATATAGAGCTGAGGATGTCGGCAGGTTGGAGTTGTTACTGCTGGCTGCTCGGCAATCGCCCGGACCGTGAATTTTCCGAAGAGAAAATTGCTAACATGTTGGAGATTGTAAAAAATACAATTCACGATGCCCCTGAACGTACGAAATATTCGATGAACAATTTCTTGTATACTGTGGGAGTATCCTATCTGCCGCTTCATGATATGGCGGTGGAGATCGCAAAGGAAGTTTGTCCAGTGGAAGTCAGTCACGGTAGCGCAAAAAGCAAGTTCTTAAACGCTTTAGTTAATATTCAAAAGGCAGAGGATAAAGGGCAACTCGGCTTCAAACGGAAACATGTAAGGTGTTAG